A genomic window from Emys orbicularis isolate rEmyOrb1 chromosome 8, rEmyOrb1.hap1, whole genome shotgun sequence includes:
- the TOE1 gene encoding target of EGR1 protein 1 isoform X1 — protein MTCVKMTCLKVPVIDVQNDNFKELWPSMLLAIKTSSFIAVDTELSGLGARKSLLNQCIEERYKAVCSAARTRSVLSLGIACFKHLPDKSENTYLCQIYNLTLLCMEEYIIEPQSVQFLVQHGFDFNKQYSQGIPYHKGNDKGNENQSQNVRAFFLELIRAKKPLILHNGLIDLVFLYQCFYAHLPDSLGTFTADLSEMFPAGIYDTKYASEFETRFVASYLEYAYKKCKRENCKRKDSSSQHLSIEFCNYPASMSPYIDYRYCSMADTDHKVEETNKVQVCETFSAYGWCPNGVKCSRSHNIDLIIDEDEKFKEEKRKKRKQRWRRRKNAEESVKESEQGSPGRGKDMEVAQNGEDGPPRKQSCPGSLGAGMVPAPAEPAGNVSSEEGPLLEVESSIDVDREPGSDSATDVKMEEDLGGATDQESSTHPAAPPVETDISLAARGSTLDSDQVKGQQVGTDEQSSTVHLQSCSETKTASCAGKSQESRPEGGIHRAGFDAFMTGYIMGYVWMLKKGEGRDSDPWLPECHNKLYLSGKSVPLQIVKSLFSKSSKAHSQKMKLAWASG, from the exons ATGACCTGCGTGAAGATGACCTGCTTGAAAGTACCTGTCATTGATGTCCAGAATGATAACTTCAAGGAGCTGTGGCCGTCCATGCTCCTGGCCATAAAAACCTCTAGTTTCATAGCTGTTGACACG GAGCTAAGTGGTCTCGGAGCGAGGAAGAGTCTGCTAAACCA ATGTATTGAAGAGAGATACAAAGCTGTCTGCAGTGCTGCCAGAACACGCTCTGTCCTGTCTTTAGGAATCGCTTGTTTCAAACATCTCCCAGACAAG TCTGAGAATACGTACCTCTGCCAAATCTACAACCTGACCCTGCTGTGTATGGAGGAGTATATCATCGAACCTCAGTCAGTTCAGTTTCTGGTGCAACATGGCTTTGACTTCAACAAACAGTACTCGCAGGGGATTCCCTACCACAAGGGCAATGACAAG GGCAATGAGAACCAGAGCCAGAACGTTCGTGCTTTCTTCTTGGAGCTGATCCGAGCAAAGAAACCCCTCATTCTGCACAATGGCCTGATAGATCTGGTGTTCCTGTACCAGTGCTTCTACGCCCACCTCCCTGACAGTCTTGGCACCTTCACTGCTGACCTTTCGGAGATGTTCCCAGCTGGGATATACGATACCAAATACGCCTCCGAGTTCGAGACCCGCTTTGTAGCCTCCTACCTGGAGTACGCCTACAAGAAATG CAAACGAGAGAATTGCAAGCGGAAGGATTCCAGCAGCCAGCACCTATCCATTGAGTTTTGTAACTACCCCGCAAGCATGTCTCCATACATAGACTATCGCTACTGCTCCATGGCAGACACCGATCACAAGGTGGAAGAGACAAATAAGGTCCAAGTCTGCGAAACATTCTCG GCCTATGGCTGGTGTCCAAACGGAGTGAAGTGTTCCCGGTCTCACAACATCGACCTCATTATCGACGAGGATGAGAAGTTTAAAGAGGAGAAGCGGAAGAAGCGGAAGCAGAGGTGGAGGCGACGGAAGAATGCAGAGGAGTCTGTGAAAGAGTCTGAGCAGGGAAGTCCGGGAAGGGGGAAGGACATGGAGGTGGCTCAGAATGGGGAGGACGGTCCTCCACGCAAACAAAGCTGTCCTGGCAGTCTGGGTGCTGggatggtccctgcccctgcAGAGCCAGCAGGGAACGTGTCCAGTGAAgagggccccctgctggaggtggAGAGTTCGATTGACGTGGACCGTGAGCCTGGCTCTGACAGTGCAACAGACGTCAAGatggaggaggatctggggggtGCCACAGACCAGGAGAGCAGCACTCACCCAGCTGCCCCCCCAGTAGAAACAGACATCAGCCTCGCTGCCAGAGGAAGCACCTTGGACAGCGACCAAGTCAAAGGGCAGCAGGTGGGCACTGATGAGCAAAGCTCGACTGTCCACCTGCAGAGCTGTTCTGAAACTAAAACTGCATCCTGTGCCGGGAAGTCTCAGGAGAGCCGCCCGGAAGGGGGCATTCACCGAGCTGGCTTTGATGCCTTCATGACTGGCTATATCATGGGCTATGTCTGGATGCTTAAGAAAGGAGAGGGCAGAGACTCGGACCCATGGCTGCCAGAGTGTCACAATAAGTTGTATCTCAGTGGGAAATCGGTGCCACTTCAGATAGTGAAGAGTTTGTTTTCTAAATCCTCCAAAGCCCACAGCCAGAAAATGAAGCTGGCCTGGGCTAGTGGCTAG
- the TOE1 gene encoding target of EGR1 protein 1 isoform X2, which produces MEEYIIEPQSVQFLVQHGFDFNKQYSQGIPYHKGNDKGNENQSQNVRAFFLELIRAKKPLILHNGLIDLVFLYQCFYAHLPDSLGTFTADLSEMFPAGIYDTKYASEFETRFVASYLEYAYKKCKRENCKRKDSSSQHLSIEFCNYPASMSPYIDYRYCSMADTDHKVEETNKVQVCETFSAYGWCPNGVKCSRSHNIDLIIDEDEKFKEEKRKKRKQRWRRRKNAEESVKESEQGSPGRGKDMEVAQNGEDGPPRKQSCPGSLGAGMVPAPAEPAGNVSSEEGPLLEVESSIDVDREPGSDSATDVKMEEDLGGATDQESSTHPAAPPVETDISLAARGSTLDSDQVKGQQVGTDEQSSTVHLQSCSETKTASCAGKSQESRPEGGIHRAGFDAFMTGYIMGYVWMLKKGEGRDSDPWLPECHNKLYLSGKSVPLQIVKSLFSKSSKAHSQKMKLAWASG; this is translated from the exons ATGGAGGAGTATATCATCGAACCTCAGTCAGTTCAGTTTCTGGTGCAACATGGCTTTGACTTCAACAAACAGTACTCGCAGGGGATTCCCTACCACAAGGGCAATGACAAG GGCAATGAGAACCAGAGCCAGAACGTTCGTGCTTTCTTCTTGGAGCTGATCCGAGCAAAGAAACCCCTCATTCTGCACAATGGCCTGATAGATCTGGTGTTCCTGTACCAGTGCTTCTACGCCCACCTCCCTGACAGTCTTGGCACCTTCACTGCTGACCTTTCGGAGATGTTCCCAGCTGGGATATACGATACCAAATACGCCTCCGAGTTCGAGACCCGCTTTGTAGCCTCCTACCTGGAGTACGCCTACAAGAAATG CAAACGAGAGAATTGCAAGCGGAAGGATTCCAGCAGCCAGCACCTATCCATTGAGTTTTGTAACTACCCCGCAAGCATGTCTCCATACATAGACTATCGCTACTGCTCCATGGCAGACACCGATCACAAGGTGGAAGAGACAAATAAGGTCCAAGTCTGCGAAACATTCTCG GCCTATGGCTGGTGTCCAAACGGAGTGAAGTGTTCCCGGTCTCACAACATCGACCTCATTATCGACGAGGATGAGAAGTTTAAAGAGGAGAAGCGGAAGAAGCGGAAGCAGAGGTGGAGGCGACGGAAGAATGCAGAGGAGTCTGTGAAAGAGTCTGAGCAGGGAAGTCCGGGAAGGGGGAAGGACATGGAGGTGGCTCAGAATGGGGAGGACGGTCCTCCACGCAAACAAAGCTGTCCTGGCAGTCTGGGTGCTGggatggtccctgcccctgcAGAGCCAGCAGGGAACGTGTCCAGTGAAgagggccccctgctggaggtggAGAGTTCGATTGACGTGGACCGTGAGCCTGGCTCTGACAGTGCAACAGACGTCAAGatggaggaggatctggggggtGCCACAGACCAGGAGAGCAGCACTCACCCAGCTGCCCCCCCAGTAGAAACAGACATCAGCCTCGCTGCCAGAGGAAGCACCTTGGACAGCGACCAAGTCAAAGGGCAGCAGGTGGGCACTGATGAGCAAAGCTCGACTGTCCACCTGCAGAGCTGTTCTGAAACTAAAACTGCATCCTGTGCCGGGAAGTCTCAGGAGAGCCGCCCGGAAGGGGGCATTCACCGAGCTGGCTTTGATGCCTTCATGACTGGCTATATCATGGGCTATGTCTGGATGCTTAAGAAAGGAGAGGGCAGAGACTCGGACCCATGGCTGCCAGAGTGTCACAATAAGTTGTATCTCAGTGGGAAATCGGTGCCACTTCAGATAGTGAAGAGTTTGTTTTCTAAATCCTCCAAAGCCCACAGCCAGAAAATGAAGCTGGCCTGGGCTAGTGGCTAG